The sequence below is a genomic window from Ovis canadensis isolate MfBH-ARS-UI-01 breed Bighorn chromosome 1, ARS-UI_OviCan_v2, whole genome shotgun sequence.
ctgcgccacctgggatgcccctcAGTCTAGTTTGCTTTTAATTAATTCTAGAAACTCCACTCCACTTCCCTCTCTTCCTATCTTACATTGTCCTTTTATCCAATTTTCTTTGAACAATCcaaaaaatttttcttctgttctccTCTCCAACCTTCATGTGCAACTCAAACTAATGCCCACGGGAAGAACTCTCTCCCGATAAGTCGGTGGTAGATGGCAGGCAATTTCCACCCTTCCCTGGAAACTATGCATCCCTGCCCATTGCCGTGTGACCTGCGGTGCCTCCCACAGGGTAATGTCAGGCTTTGTCATATGTCCTGCCTGGGCCAATGGTACGTAAGCAGAAGTGACATATTGCCACTCTGGAGCAGAAGTTTTAGGAGGCAGCTTaagtctcctgtgttggtaggtgggctctttaccactagcaccacctgggaagccctaggaggCAGCTTAAAGCCTGAAGACATGGCTGCCTGTTCTACCTGTTTTTCCTTTGCCCTCTAtgagaaggaaacggccacccactctagtattctggcctggagaattgcatggactgcatagtccatggggtcgcaaagagtcggacacgactaagccacaTTCATTTCACTGTCCTGATCCTAAGAGGGGTTTCACCTTTGATTTGGGTCCTAGAATGAAtgagaagacattaagaagagctGCAGTCAGCCCACAGCCTCCAAGCCATAAGTGTAACATAAAGATACCATTGTCATAAGCCATTAAAAATTTCAGGGTCACTTGCTACTGCAGTAGAATCAACCAATACAAAGGCCAAACCATAAATAATAACTGGAACATGTAATAGTCACATTTCCCAATCAcctttatttatataaaagtatattaaataaattatctcaaaatatacaaacagaaaaatattaccTCTATAAATAGAAAATCCCCATATATAAAAcctcttttcaaattatataaatacatacaatgTGGACCATAAAGTTTGAAGTACCTTAAATCTTAAACTCTATATAATTTGTTGGTAGAGTAGTCTTATAAAAACATAGTTAGCTGTCAAGTGTTTCATCAACAGCATTTGTCAGTTAAAGTGCTAAACTGTAATGCATATTAAGAATGTGCCCCAAATACAAGTCTTCTGCTTTTAACACATTCATATAAATGTTTGCTAATTGTTCAAACCTCCGAaagcactcaaaaaaaaaaaaaaaagaccttaaacACCATATTACAAAAAGACAGACGTTATAAAGTCCACCCAGTTTCACCTTACTTGCCCACATGGTTTGATGTCAGCCTCTCAAAAGTTCTCCAAAAGTCCACGCAGGAATTTTTAAggcatttgttcatttgtttttccttagaTAATCTGGCTTCAACTTGAATGTAGAAAATATACAGTATGAAACCATGATATGTGCAAAAGGTGCCTTAGTGTTAAAACAGCAATTTTAAAAACTTGGAGTTGGTTGTACCGCTCATTACATTCCAAAGTGTCTTAATGCTGGTGTTGAAACCAAGATGCTAATCGCAAGAAGAGGTCAGATAAGAACTTTCTTTGAGCCTCAGGGTCTGTATGCTCCAGTCACTTGTGTTTCCATGTGCTCTGCTGCCTTAAGAGCTCTTGGTCACAGGGCAGCACGAGCTCTGCAGCTGGCAGAAAGATCTAAGAGCAGGATCTTTTATGCAGCGTTGAGGGGCATGTTCTCCTTCCCACTTTGCCCTGCTCTCACCTTCCTGCACTTGTGCAGAGTCACAGACAGGACGACGATGAAGATGATGATCACAAGCATCACTGCTCCAATGATGAAGAaaagttctgaaaaataaaaggtaCCAAGTCAACTCAGAGAGAGAGCCTGAATCTCATTTTTCAGTGGGCAGAACCCAGGGCAGAACCCCAAATTATACCATCCAGCTTTTGTGTAACTTGAAATCTCCTTTCTCCACCACACATTTCTGTTAGGAAAGAATCTCTCAAACCCTAGATGTTTGCAGGCAATTGACAACAatgaaaaagcatttaacaaactGGATAATGCTCACAGTCTAGAAAGATACATGTAGATGGAAGCAAGAATAGCTGTTAGAAACAAGTGGCTAAAGATGATGCCGAGTTGGGTAGCAATGATTATAGTAGAAGATGAACTATCAGTGCAAAGAGAGATACAGAGTGCTACCCAGATTCACATAAAGAAGATATAACTGGTTGGGGCAATAAGAAGGCTTCCTGGTAGAGGCGGCACATGAAACGATTCTCAGAGGACACATTtcagcagagagagaagaggcaggGGAAGCAGTGATCTAGGTGTGCGCGAAGACAGCGAGGCAGGGGAACTCAAGCTGGCTTTAGGAATTTGGATGTGAGGGCTGCGGGTGTGATGGCCCAAACAGTGCAGGACCTGGGAGAAGGAGAGCCCTTTGCTTTTGTCATTGTCAGTTAACAGGAGAGAATTTTTAAagtgactttaaaatatttaaactaccTCTCAGCAAGGCACTAGGTCATTATTACTATCCTCTCACTCTTCTGTTCCCTTACTCAGAGCACAATCCCAATCAAGCCTGGAGGCAGATTCCTGGGCTCTCAGCCTCGTGCACATGTCTGAGCCTCCATGGCACCTCCAGATAAGATCCACTCCTCACCTGGTGTCTGTGCTGTGGTGTGgcacatgtgtgcacacgtgtgccaatgaggcacacacatgtacacatgtatcTGCTAGCCCCAATCCCTTTGCTTCATGGGTTATGACCCTGGGCTAACAGCAGCCCATGATAGGTGCTCACAAACGTCTATGGGGTGTTGCTATACCCAGTTCCCCAGGTGAGCTGGTGAAGCTCACCACAAACCAGGAGTATGAAAAAATGCCCAGAGAAATCTGTGATTTGATACTAAATCCTAAACATCTACCATGGGCCCAGGGCTCGCTCAGCTTAGTGCATGCTAggtgctagaaaaaaaaaaaaacaacaaactaaaaAACACCTGTTAATACAAGGGAATGACACAGAAACTAAACGTCTAAAATCATGAgtaccctccccctgccccaaccACAAGAAACCCTGAAGATAGTACGTCTAGTCCTGAGGGTGTAGCTAGTCCCGCGGAAGGCAGCCCTGCCTCCCAGACCGCGGGCAGAGCCTCACCTGTGGCCAGACCTTTCTCGTGGCTAGTGCACACGATGGGACTTTCTGGACTCTTCTGGTTAGCTCTTCGTGATAGAATCACTGCTTGAACATGGAAACAATAGTTTTCGCCTTTATCCACATCAATCAAAAACCCATTAGTGTTTGTCGTGGCCTTTTTCTGTTAAAAGATAAGAGTTCTTTATTCATCCAGGCTCAGAGTGAATTCTGTTGCCTTTACTAAGTCCGTGTGGTagtaaaatgaaagtgttagtcgctcagttgtgtctgactctgcaaccccatggactgtagcccgccaggctccttagtccatggaattctccagtcaagaatactggagtgggtagccattccctttcccaagggatctttccagctcagggatagaacctgggtctcctgtattgcaggcagattctttatggcctgagccaccagggaagcccagcctatGTGGACACATCTGACATAAAGATTGGAAGTCAGTTGGCTCATCAAGCTCCCCCTGATAACTGCTaaggattttttcccccaaggaTGAAGACACTTTGGATACAGTCAACCCAATATTTAGCCCCATTAGAAGATATctgcaagaaaggaaaaaaggaaagaagtactaattgttgaatgaaaaacaaattctGTCTCTGGGATCCTCAATAGAAGAAGAAATGTGGGAGCTAGTGGGAACCCTAGAGATGACTGGTCTGCCCCTTGGCTGGGAATCTGGGTACCCGAGGCGGGCCAGTCCAAAGCAGCTGAAGTCACAGGCAGAACCAAGACAGCAGTCTGCTTCCCACTCCACAACACTGCCCTGTCAACGACTTGCTTTGATGTTTGACTTGGAGAAGAAGTGAAATCAAggatttgcaatttttaaaaagtcataaaaacaaaagaatgctCACCTTTCCTGTACTGGAAGCTTTCCAGTAATAAAGTGTGTAATTCAAGTCCTTGCCAAAAACATCCCGGAGGCTTAGAAATTTGCCGTCCGCTCTGACTAACGTACGTGCATCTTGTACGGTCACATTCAGTTTTGTCCCAACTTGTTCAAAACTCCAAATTGTTGGCTGTCCAAGGTTTGCTAAAACACAGAAAATGAGCTTCGTTGGGACTAAAGAGTTCTATACAAAGTAGAACCCCATTGAGTTATCATGGTTAATAACCACCTAGTCATCCCTCACGAAATacctcaaagaaccagctcccTGGCACCGGAGCTGAACCAAGAGACATTCTACAGCAGTGCTGTCTAGCGGAAATGTACTGGGAGCCACAGATGTCACTTTAAATCTATCTCCTTGTGGTCTcattagaaaaagtaaaaaggtGAGTGAAGTTAATCTATTTCATTTAACCCAATATGGCTAAAATATTATAACTTTAACATTCAATCAATATGAAAACTTTGAGATCTTTCTCAAAATCTAGTGTATATTTTACACATACGGCATTAGCtgacatttcaagtgctcaacagccACATGTGGTTAACCAAACAGCTGCAAAAGATTCCATATTTTAGATACAATAgaggctgtgggaaagcccacGAAATGTCCTTGGTATCTCAAAAAATCACTTTTAACCACCAGGTCTCTTTGATGGCTCAATTATCTCATGTGCTTTGGTTGAATAATAGTGAAACAAATCCTCATAATTCAATAGGAATTATAGGCaaggatgtgtgtgtatgagcacacagaaatataaactattttcTCTCTTGCACCAAAAAAGGATATGAAGTAGCTTACAAAAAGCTCAAGAACGGGGCTTGCCTgttggctcagtgttaaagaatctgccggccaatgcaggggacagggactcgatccctgatctggttagatcccacatgcctcagagcaactacgcccttgtgccgcaactactgagcctgcgctccagagcccaGAAACCACAGTCACTGAggccatgcaccctagagccggTCTCCACAAGAGGAGCCATCgaaaagagaagcctgtgcaccgcaccTAGAGAGGGGCCCGTGCAGCAAGgagggcccagcacagccaaaaataaaaataaatggaaattattttaaaagatcctCATGAACTATAAAAGAAATCGTGAGGATGCTGCCCAAGGAGGGAGACTAAATATCAATGAACCTGTAGTTACTGTCAGTGGTCATGGGTGGGGTCTAAGCTTAGAACCGGGAGAGGCACACAGCTAAAAGCACTAAGGAGTCTGAAGACAGGCTCTGGCAGACAGAGGCTCAGGGCAGGTCGTCCGATTCACCTGGGGTGAGGCTGCCCCCTGTTTCCACCCTCAGAGTAGACACGAAGGGGAAAGGGGCTGCCTGTTCCTCTGCCCCATTCCCTCCACCCCTGCCTGGAGAAACTCCTCATGGGGTATCAGCGGGGTAAACATAAAAACACCAATAACACAACACTTTCATTCTAAATCTTCTACCAGAGCCGCTGATTTCACTCTTCTCAGTGTGCTACATGTGTGTTTATTTAAAACACTTAGTTCAGAAccatagccatcatcaaaaatctgcatctcctacttggcaggaaTCCTTTGTACTCCCTTagcagagggtggggagaaaagcaTTCTGTGTTTTCAAGAGCAGCACGAAGGAAGCAGGACGGGAGCTGGCCCGGCAAGGGCCAGCATCACAGGACTCAAATCCTGGTCAAGCGAGGAAAAAGGTCAGCAAGCCCAAcgatgggatgggagggaaacCGAACTTTCCCAGTGGATTTGTAACCTTCTGTGAAAAACTCTAATTGGGACTTCTGGTCTGATGATGGGACACAAAATTCAGAAGATATATAAAAGCTCCTAAATATTGGGTCAGTCAAAAGTTTCATTTGGGCTTTCCCATAAGATCTTATGGAACTTTTTGGTCACCAATCTATATGGGGAAATATTGGAACTGCCAGCTTTTTGTGAATTTCCTACTCTCTGCCCCCTATCCAGCCAGTTACTGGTAGGGTCTGGAGACAGACTGGTGGAGAAAGCTACTTGATGACATTTTTATCAACTCCAAAGTTCACATCCCATGAGCCTCCTACCACATCCAGAATGAGCAAAGAGGGCTGTGGTGCTTGCTACTTTCTGAGAAGATGTGTTTAtggataaacattttttaatgtaatcattCCTAAGGGTCACAAGCTCACAGAATATTTAGAGATTtatgaaaataagaatgaaaggtTACTACAAATTGAGCTACTTACTCTCTAGGTAGGGTGTGAACTCCGGGGAGTTGGCAAACGGAGGCTCCACAGTGGAAATGCTGGTGTCCTCCGGGTAGGAAAGGACCCTCGCCAAATACGTCTCGTTCACATTTTTCACAATCTCATCAGTGACGTCGCACTCTGTGTTTGTTGTGTGAAAGCATTTGTTTTTCCAGTTTCCTAATCTAGGgctgaggaaaggaaggaagagaaatggagCATTATGATTTGCATCCAACAAGGTAACTGTTTTCTGGCTGGGCTGCTGTGTTCCTACACTGACTTCCACAGCAATCCTGAGGAGGCCTTTGCTACGCTGAGCACTTCAGGTCCTCTCAGCAACCTTTGGTGGGGGCGAGGGGGCGCTCTGAAATTGCCTTTGTTCTTACAGATAAGGCCACTCACTGAGGCAAAGGGAGGTTGGGTGACCAGcgcaaagtcacacagctgggttTCTGAGCCAGACAGGAGTTTGACTACTGGGTCTGTGCTCTGAATCATTTTGTTAAATACCTTTCTTAAAATGTGGATGATTTGTcatgactctgtgggagaagggacAATTTTCCATCAAGACTCAATTATTTATTAGTCTACTTATTATATGATTATATTCTGTTTATCACATTCTGTATTCTATGTAGAATATAGTCAATGCAGTTATACAGTCTATATAATAATACATTCTATTCTATTACATTCTATTGTGACCATTATTGGTGTGGTTACTTAACAGTTATTAAAACTACCATAAGCCAGGTGCTCTACTAGACCCTTAAACATGTTACTTCGTTTGGTATTAATCCTTTCAAGAAAGTACTGGCTTTTTCTCACATATGAGGATACTGAAGCTCAGAGCTGCTACATAACTTGTATAAGGTCTTACAGCTTATGAGATGAGAGCTGGGTCTGTTCTCATTATACGATCAGTACTTGCCTCCCTCACTTTCACAGGATGAGCCATCAAAAATTATAGAGTAACAATACAGGTAGTGTCTGTCAAAGTCTGAGACTAAGAGACAGATCTGAGTCTCTCTTAAGACAGAATTTTCTTTTGTAAGATATCATCGAAGAGAAAATGATTTAAAGAAGcactaaaaatgaaattatccTGAAATGATATAAAGAACTTCTATGAAAAACGTGAAACTATTCTGCAGACCTGAAACAATTCCTAGAAAAATGTCAGTGCCACTCGAGGCACTGACAAGTGTGCCACGCGAGCTGACAGCTGCTCTGTTGTTCCCCATCGTCAACCCCCAGAGTGTCCTGCCCGTCATTCCAGGCCACACTCCAGTCCCAGCTTCTACAAGAAACTCCAGATCTCCTTGCTCAGAACTGATCTCTCCCTTCCCTGGCCCCAGCACGGATATCTCATTAAAGCACTTAAGTGAGCCTGGTACTTCCAGCCCTGTGCTCCTCCAACAGTGGGGCTTTAGGGCTTGCACATGGCCAGGATTTGTGGAGCATTAGATGGTTTACATTTAGAGGCTGAACTGGGGAGGAAACAAGCTGCCATATGGATTTAACTGTCTAAATCCAGTCATAAGAATCATAAATAAGAATCTTTTAAAAGTCTGAACTAAATAACCAGGCTAAGAGGGTATGGACAAACATACTCTTGGTCCGTAAATTCACAAACTAAGATTAAGacagaaatatatttacatactCTTGAATTTCTCTAGTTTTCTGTGATAAAAGTAGAGATGCAGCCTTAGTTCCAGAATGACCAGAATGCATTTTTGAAAACGgcatcatttctatttttaaaagtgaacaaGCACCTGATGATTCTTCTCCACTGCTATGGCAAACAAGTTGTTCAGATAACAGGAGAAACACTTCTGGGTGCTGTGGCTACATTCCATCTGAGAGATAGCATTTGCGGTTCCTTCAGCTCACAGGAGGAACCACAGACCTCTGAAAAAACCTAGCACAGGTAATAAGCACCAAAAGTTATAGAGCTTTTAAGTACTGCGAACTGGTTGGGAAGGGGCAATTCTGCAGTCAGTTCCTCTTGACTGCTATTATCAGCATTAACACTATAAACGCCTCCGAGGTTCCTCTGGGTATTGCAAAATCTCCTGATTTGGAAATAATAAAAGTCCCGCCTGAACTTCTAAAAAATCCCAACAGAATTCAGACCCACCAATTAAGGAGCAGGTTATTTTCTACAAGCTCTGGAAGTTCCAATTTAGAATTTATGGAACCAGTATTTCAGGGGATGGTTGGGTGGCAAGGCTTGAGCCAGTAACACTTTGCGACTGAAAACTGCTTCCAAAGGGAAAAATGCAGTTGGAGCTCCAGGCACAGCTGTGGCGCCTTGTGTCTGGGGACAGGCTGGTGGTGGGGCGGCTGGCTCTGGAGGAGCCGCGGGTCAAGATGCTTTCTCTAGGGAAGAGGACCGGGAGGGAGAAATGTGCACTGAGGGGACCAGGGGGAACggctctctttcctcctccggCTCTGGAGTCTCACATAAGACTCACGCAGACCCACTGAGAAGGTGGGGGTGTGCCTTGCTTCCTGACCCTGCTGTGAGCACACCAAGGTAAATCCCTTACCTTTCCAGGGCGGTTTCCTCGTCTATAAAATGACTACTATGGTCCCTTTACCTAGGAATCCCATTTACCCGTGGGCTGGTAACGGAAGAGTGCAGGTCTCCAGCAGGGGCTTGCCACCTCTCACAGTTCCTTCAGCACACGAGGATAGATGGCCCGCTGGGCCGGACCCAACACAGGGCCCGCGGGCGCCCCCAAGCTGCAGCTCTGCGCTAGGTTGTTT
It includes:
- the F3 gene encoding tissue factor; the encoded protein is MATPNGLRVPCPQAAVARALLFGLVLIQVAGVAGTTDVVVAYNITWKSTNFKTILEWEPKPINYVYTVQISPRLGNWKNKCFHTTNTECDVTDEIVKNVNETYLARVLSYPEDTSISTVEPPFANSPEFTPYLETNLGQPTIWSFEQVGTKLNVTVQDARTLVRADGKFLSLRDVFGKDLNYTLYYWKASSTGKKKATTNTNGFLIDVDKGENYCFHVQAVILSRRANQKSPESPIVCTSHEKGLATELFFIIGAVMLVIIIFIVVLSVTLHKCRKVRAGQSGKENMPLNAA